The following are from one region of the Phormidium sp. PBR-2020 genome:
- a CDS encoding DNA topoisomerase 4 subunit A: MAKQLNLLSGGQIVPTALHQEMQQSYLEYAMSVIVGRALPDVRDGLKPVHRRIIYAMHELGLTPERPYRKCARVVGDVLGKYHPHGDQSVYDALVRLVQDFSSRYPLLAGHGNFGSIDNDPPAAMRYTETRLGELGNQALLSEIGTATVDFTGNFDNSQQEPVVLPAQLPILLLNGSSGIAVGMATNIPPHNLGELVDGLIALIDRPTLSDDKLLELIPGPDFPTGGEIIGIQGIRDAYLKGRGSITVRGVVGVETVQTGKTRRSQRPALIVSEFPFQVSKSSWIEKLAHLVNQGKIDGISDIRDESDRAGIRVVIELKRETSPQKVLKQIYRLTALQNTFGVIMLSLVDNQPRQLTLRETLQAFLDFREQTLTRQYQDELDKIESRLHLLSGLLKALDHLDAVIDILRHAPDGTTAKAEFQSRLDFSEQQANAILAMPMRRLTGMERDNLKGEFEQLSQRRQVLQGLLGDRHELLKSLKKELRQLKRKFGDERRTRIVTADGTVKSEAVQFEEAKKQPLSASLPLDLKPQAEAAVLEITQRGYGRRLLPKNATPIEPVPPQGELLEITEDFPLQQIPSQTDRELLMFVRDGKVYSAPIGEIAKLNGRNDRGQPLVGLLPPSAQGDPDAIVAQFVADEGLQEKQVVFLTQAGRIKRLPFAEMTNITARGLTVLKFKGDDGLHGIEVAEAGQQAIVASSGGRLLRMPVDDEQLPVLGRTAQGYQAVRLRKTESIAGLSIVEDSDELVLITERGYCKRLAVTELRLGERGAIGTQGLRFANASDRLLAIVRAIPGAELVLHLNGDRLLRLPISSLKSQGKDGTGQRPKLIKSKDTVISSRICLPTGGQ; the protein is encoded by the coding sequence ATGGCTAAGCAGTTAAACCTCCTCTCCGGCGGACAAATCGTCCCCACCGCTTTGCACCAGGAGATGCAGCAGTCCTATCTTGAATACGCCATGAGTGTCATCGTGGGGCGGGCGCTTCCGGACGTGCGAGATGGACTCAAACCGGTTCACCGGCGGATTATTTACGCTATGCACGAGCTGGGACTGACCCCAGAACGGCCCTATCGTAAATGCGCTCGTGTGGTTGGGGATGTGTTGGGGAAATATCACCCCCATGGGGATCAATCAGTCTATGATGCCCTGGTGCGTCTGGTTCAGGACTTTTCGAGCCGCTATCCCCTCCTGGCCGGCCATGGGAACTTTGGCTCCATCGATAATGACCCCCCGGCGGCGATGCGGTACACCGAAACCCGTCTGGGAGAACTGGGGAATCAAGCTCTCCTGAGTGAAATTGGCACCGCCACCGTCGATTTCACCGGTAACTTTGATAATTCCCAACAAGAACCGGTGGTGTTGCCGGCCCAACTGCCGATTCTCCTACTCAACGGCAGTTCCGGGATTGCGGTGGGGATGGCCACCAATATCCCCCCCCATAATTTGGGGGAACTGGTGGATGGCTTGATTGCCCTAATTGATCGCCCCACCCTCTCGGACGATAAACTTTTAGAACTCATCCCCGGCCCCGATTTCCCGACGGGGGGCGAGATTATTGGGATTCAGGGCATTCGCGATGCTTATCTCAAAGGACGGGGCAGTATTACCGTTCGCGGTGTGGTGGGTGTGGAAACGGTGCAAACCGGCAAAACTCGGCGATCGCAGCGGCCGGCCCTGATTGTCAGTGAGTTTCCTTTCCAAGTCAGTAAATCTAGTTGGATTGAAAAACTGGCTCATTTGGTGAACCAGGGCAAAATTGACGGCATCTCCGATATTCGTGATGAGAGCGATCGCGCCGGGATTCGCGTGGTGATTGAGCTGAAGCGAGAAACCAGTCCCCAAAAGGTCCTCAAACAAATCTATCGCCTCACGGCCCTGCAAAATACCTTCGGGGTCATTATGTTGTCTCTGGTGGACAATCAACCCCGCCAACTGACTCTGCGAGAAACCCTCCAAGCCTTTCTCGACTTCCGCGAGCAAACCCTCACCCGTCAGTACCAAGACGAACTCGACAAAATCGAAAGCCGTCTCCATCTGTTGTCAGGATTGCTCAAAGCCCTCGATCATCTCGATGCGGTGATTGATATCTTGCGTCATGCCCCCGATGGAACGACCGCTAAAGCCGAGTTTCAGAGCCGTTTGGACTTCAGTGAGCAGCAGGCCAACGCCATTTTAGCCATGCCTATGCGTCGTCTGACGGGGATGGAACGGGACAACCTGAAAGGGGAATTTGAGCAACTGAGTCAACGTCGTCAGGTGTTGCAGGGGTTGTTGGGCGATCGCCATGAACTGCTGAAATCCCTCAAAAAGGAGTTGCGTCAGCTTAAGCGCAAGTTTGGCGATGAACGCCGCACTCGCATTGTCACCGCCGATGGAACGGTGAAATCTGAGGCGGTTCAGTTTGAAGAGGCGAAAAAGCAACCCCTAAGCGCCTCATTACCCCTCGATCTCAAACCCCAAGCCGAAGCCGCCGTCTTGGAAATTACCCAACGGGGCTATGGCCGCCGCCTCCTGCCCAAGAACGCCACCCCGATTGAACCGGTGCCGCCTCAGGGGGAACTCCTGGAGATAACCGAGGACTTTCCCTTACAGCAAATTCCCAGTCAAACCGATCGCGAGTTGTTAATGTTTGTCCGGGATGGCAAAGTCTATTCTGCCCCCATTGGTGAGATTGCCAAACTCAATGGCCGCAACGATCGCGGACAGCCTCTGGTGGGCTTGTTACCCCCGAGCGCTCAAGGCGATCCCGATGCCATTGTGGCTCAGTTTGTGGCGGATGAGGGCTTACAAGAGAAACAGGTGGTCTTCCTGACGCAAGCGGGACGCATTAAACGCTTGCCCTTTGCCGAGATGACTAACATTACGGCCCGAGGATTGACGGTCTTGAAGTTTAAGGGAGACGATGGACTGCATGGGATTGAGGTCGCTGAGGCGGGACAACAGGCGATTGTGGCGTCGAGTGGTGGCCGTTTGTTGCGGATGCCGGTGGATGATGAACAGTTGCCGGTGTTGGGACGTACCGCCCAAGGGTATCAGGCGGTTCGCTTGCGTAAAACTGAAAGTATTGCCGGGTTGAGTATTGTGGAAGACTCTGATGAACTGGTATTGATTACGGAGCGAGGGTACTGTAAACGGTTAGCCGTGACGGAGTTGCGCCTCGGGGAACGGGGGGCGATTGGGACTCAGGGGCTGCGCTTTGCCAATGCTAGCGATCGCCTCCTGGCCATTGTGCGCGCGATTCCGGGGGCGGAGTTGGTGCTACATCTTAATGGCGATCGCCTATTGCGCTTACCCATCAGTTCTCTGAAATCTCAAGGCAAGGATGGAACCGGCCAACGTCCGAAACTGATCAAATCTAAAGACACCGTGATCTCTAGCCGCATCTGTTTGCCAACTGGGGGACAATAA
- a CDS encoding antibiotic biosynthesis monooxygenase, with the protein MSDFMDFLRHKYAYVAQGEFKPGCFEEAKALFDEAVRNYRDGFEGAYLLQEPGTDRGIAVVFWDDPEDMDNNRNAKVDAILEEMSHLFLTAPKTGFYEVSSEIEKSVPVAN; encoded by the coding sequence ATGAGTGATTTCATGGACTTCCTACGCCACAAATATGCCTATGTGGCTCAGGGAGAATTTAAACCGGGCTGTTTCGAGGAAGCTAAAGCCTTGTTTGATGAGGCGGTGCGCAATTATCGCGATGGCTTCGAGGGGGCCTATCTGTTACAAGAACCTGGGACCGATCGCGGCATTGCGGTGGTCTTCTGGGATGATCCTGAGGATATGGACAATAATCGCAATGCTAAGGTGGATGCGATTTTGGAGGAGATGTCTCATTTGTTCCTGACGGCGCCCAAAACGGGATTTTATGAAGTGAGCAGTGAGATTGAGAAGTCGGTTCCTGTGGCCAATTAA
- a CDS encoding 16S rRNA (uracil(1498)-N(3))-methyltransferase, with amino-acid sequence MSTVQRITVESVQICDRTLTLNRDQHHYLTRVLRLREGDRFVAMDGSGRWWETELVQREDGQWQGNLLQVLDLNRELPVRVTLLAGLPKGQGFDEVVRQTTELGVSRIIPVVSDRTLLNPSPNKLQRWQRIATEAAEQSERQWVPPIQEPLSFAGAIEAVADSRAYLCVARGEVPHLQTQLRQPLSSPPPDTEEITIAIGPEGGWTPEEVQQARQAHWQPVSLGRRVLRAITAPAVAVAMIAAHYESHDP; translated from the coding sequence TTGTCAACCGTGCAACGAATTACTGTTGAGTCTGTCCAGATTTGCGATCGCACTCTCACCCTGAATCGCGATCAACACCATTATTTGACGCGGGTGTTGCGGTTACGGGAGGGCGATCGCTTTGTGGCCATGGATGGTTCTGGGCGTTGGTGGGAGACGGAGTTGGTGCAACGCGAGGATGGACAATGGCAGGGGAACCTGTTGCAGGTGTTGGATCTCAATCGGGAGTTACCGGTGAGGGTCACGTTGTTGGCGGGCCTTCCTAAAGGACAAGGGTTTGATGAGGTGGTTCGTCAGACGACGGAGTTGGGAGTGAGTCGTATTATTCCGGTGGTGAGCGATCGCACCCTCCTCAACCCCAGCCCTAATAAGCTGCAACGCTGGCAACGCATCGCTACGGAAGCGGCGGAACAGTCGGAACGACAATGGGTTCCCCCCATTCAGGAACCCCTGTCGTTTGCGGGGGCGATCGAGGCTGTGGCCGACAGTCGGGCCTATCTCTGTGTGGCTCGGGGAGAGGTGCCTCATTTACAAACCCAGTTACGGCAGCCTCTGAGTTCTCCTCCCCCAGATACGGAGGAGATTACCATCGCCATTGGCCCGGAAGGGGGTTGGACTCCTGAAGAAGTGCAACAGGCTCGACAGGCTCATTGGCAACCGGTGTCCCTCGGGCGGCGGGTTCTGCGAGCTATTACGGCTCCGGCTGTGGCTGTGGCGATGATTGCGGCTCATTATGAAAGTCATGACCCGTAA
- a CDS encoding class I SAM-dependent methyltransferase: MTTNTFNPKTAPGHQVLAAAGKTILRPGGQAASRQLWTWAEFTPGDTVLELASSFGVSAIALAREFGVNVVGVEQNSESVQRATKAVHEAGLSDRIRFVEASIFNLDQLEEQFDVVLAEAIVTMQAPAGKAKLFGLIHDRLKPGGLFLSHEMKTTTPDVSQALAANLRVNAQPLTAEAWQELAHNAGFTVQQQASGPMDLLDLSRLIQDEGVMGTVKFASNLILHPQLRDRILEMRRVFHQYQSSLGYWLMAAQRRPQ, translated from the coding sequence ATGACGACTAACACCTTTAATCCTAAAACCGCTCCCGGCCACCAAGTGCTGGCGGCGGCGGGTAAAACCATCCTCCGTCCCGGTGGACAGGCGGCGAGCCGACAGTTATGGACTTGGGCTGAGTTTACCCCTGGGGATACGGTTTTAGAGTTGGCGTCGAGTTTTGGGGTGAGTGCGATCGCCCTGGCTCGGGAGTTTGGGGTGAACGTTGTTGGCGTCGAACAAAATTCTGAGAGTGTGCAACGGGCAACGAAGGCAGTGCATGAGGCGGGGTTGAGCGATCGCATTCGCTTTGTTGAGGCCAGTATTTTTAATCTGGATCAGCTTGAGGAACAGTTTGATGTTGTGCTGGCTGAGGCCATTGTCACCATGCAAGCCCCCGCTGGGAAGGCCAAACTATTTGGGCTGATTCATGATCGTCTCAAACCCGGTGGGCTGTTCCTCTCCCATGAGATGAAAACTACCACCCCTGACGTGTCCCAGGCCTTGGCGGCAAATTTACGGGTGAATGCTCAGCCGCTGACCGCTGAAGCTTGGCAAGAACTGGCTCACAATGCCGGTTTCACGGTGCAACAGCAGGCCTCGGGACCAATGGATTTGTTGGATTTGTCCCGTCTGATTCAAGATGAAGGGGTGATGGGAACCGTGAAATTTGCCTCTAATCTGATTCTGCACCCTCAGTTACGCGATCGCATTCTGGAGATGCGTCGGGTGTTTCATCAATACCAGTCCAGTTTAGGCTACTGGCTCATGGCGGCTCAACGCCGTCCTCAATAA
- a CDS encoding cupin domain-containing protein, which translates to MATLTTADVCFDCHVSDLIEYRDRAVLSQVILKDAVSQYTLFSLGKDTDIEEHTATRNAAITVLEGEGTLTLNGKAIALKPGVFVFMPANAPHALKASENLSFLLTLTA; encoded by the coding sequence ATGGCTACCCTAACCACCGCTGATGTTTGCTTTGACTGTCATGTGTCAGATTTGATTGAATATCGCGATCGCGCGGTTCTCAGTCAAGTCATTCTTAAGGATGCGGTGTCTCAGTACACCCTGTTCTCCCTGGGCAAAGACACCGATATCGAAGAACATACCGCCACTCGAAATGCGGCGATTACGGTTCTGGAGGGGGAAGGAACCCTAACTCTCAATGGCAAGGCGATCGCCCTAAAACCCGGTGTTTTCGTCTTCATGCCGGCTAACGCTCCCCACGCTCTCAAAGCGTCGGAAAATCTCAGCTTCCTGCTGACGTTAACCGCTTGA
- a CDS encoding tetratricopeptide repeat protein, whose product MPSLEDAIAAIETGDYRTASRHLKVLYRTMPENPWVKFYIARLYEESQRLDEAESAYRVLLRDCTSPKIINQARQGLQRLDEKQRLKREKAIADAKAQSDPSEAGVLVLEATPKERRKQAAQHLARIVEIDAYAARLMLQVRGWRLYRTGPLAELEVYEQELQAANIAAFSVSLNAISQLNVLRVDYVKSLTPKPVLICRDRDNRQGQFSFDWSDVRQQIRGGIPWFINAVSYDISRRTKDQIKRKPETQDFVQMCDLHLPKRGVILRFCDRSYDFEQGVVFAPEQQQKIGKLRAATLRINWNGILKVFDHHLTEALLWSDFSQFAETAIDFHFLMEGIDPYVDIERPQASHWDPAFQLYSGAAWIRYLKSTQGPS is encoded by the coding sequence ATGCCCTCTCTCGAAGATGCGATCGCGGCGATAGAGACGGGAGACTATCGTACCGCCTCCCGTCATCTGAAAGTGTTATATCGAACAATGCCCGAAAATCCCTGGGTAAAGTTTTATATCGCGCGACTCTATGAAGAGAGTCAGCGACTCGATGAAGCCGAGTCGGCCTATCGCGTTCTTTTGCGAGATTGCACCTCTCCTAAAATTATCAATCAAGCCAGACAAGGACTGCAACGGCTTGATGAAAAACAGAGGCTCAAACGAGAGAAGGCGATCGCCGATGCGAAAGCGCAATCTGACCCCAGTGAAGCTGGGGTTCTCGTCTTAGAAGCTACCCCTAAAGAGCGCCGTAAACAAGCGGCACAACACCTGGCGCGTATTGTTGAGATTGATGCCTATGCCGCTCGCTTAATGCTACAGGTTCGCGGCTGGCGACTCTATCGCACGGGGCCTCTGGCGGAGTTGGAGGTCTATGAACAGGAGTTGCAAGCGGCCAATATCGCCGCCTTTTCTGTCTCGTTAAACGCTATTTCTCAACTCAATGTCTTGCGCGTAGACTATGTGAAATCTTTGACCCCGAAACCGGTGCTTATTTGTCGCGATCGCGATAATCGTCAAGGTCAGTTTAGTTTTGATTGGTCTGACGTTCGTCAACAGATTCGCGGTGGGATTCCCTGGTTTATTAATGCAGTCAGCTACGATATTAGTCGCCGCACGAAAGACCAAATTAAGCGTAAACCGGAAACTCAGGATTTTGTGCAAATGTGTGATTTACATTTGCCAAAACGGGGGGTGATTTTGCGCTTTTGCGATCGCTCCTATGATTTCGAGCAAGGGGTGGTGTTTGCACCGGAACAACAACAGAAAATTGGCAAACTGCGAGCGGCCACATTGCGGATTAATTGGAATGGCATTCTTAAGGTGTTTGACCATCATCTCACGGAGGCTCTCCTCTGGTCAGACTTTTCGCAATTTGCGGAGACGGCGATCGATTTCCATTTTCTCATGGAAGGTATTGACCCCTATGTGGATATTGAACGTCCTCAAGCCAGTCATTGGGACCCCGCCTTTCAACTCTATAGCGGTGCCGCTTGGATACGCTATTTGAAATCAACCCAGGGGCCGTCTTAA
- a CDS encoding CapA family protein: protein MERQPERDKSQMSNLEARIQAIRWSLRSDAIVVRMQEQQPWLQVLFEAPFIPDRTVCIPLARRELQDYSSPGVRAIVIYGRRLGDQEAQWTYKYPLKEFSPTVAPPQSSAAPSRPSPQAPKRASNRLLMRVSALSLLGFSLGGVWGLLDSVQLQRLTSQLSQTLVASFSQNQEYLTTSSANPPAAETNLTEILPQTPEIPTPNLPSSITIKAVGDIIPGTNYPNHRLPADPGVFFAQVQPDLQGADILFGNYESTLTDHPYSIKDTSRGTQFAFRSPPSYANLFREVGFTILSIANNHSMDFGEVGFRDTIRHLNAADVATMGEKGQITYLKVEDATVAFIGFSTYDFHNSINDYEGAKQLIREAKKNAGIVVLSIHAGAEGVGAMRVGDRQEYFLGEDRGNIVRFSREAIEAGADLILGHGPHVPRAINLHNNRLIAYSLADFLGYQTLSTQGALAYSLILEVELDLDGEFVSGRIIPMHLGNDGIPRPDPQFRSVDLIRNLTAQDFPDAPLTIDDKGQILVK from the coding sequence GTGGAACGCCAACCCGAACGCGACAAGTCCCAAATGAGCAACCTTGAAGCTCGAATCCAAGCCATTCGCTGGTCGTTACGTTCCGATGCGATCGTGGTCCGAATGCAGGAACAACAGCCATGGTTACAGGTTTTATTTGAAGCGCCTTTTATTCCTGACCGAACCGTCTGTATTCCCCTGGCTCGACGAGAATTACAAGACTATAGTAGTCCAGGGGTACGGGCGATCGTCATCTATGGACGACGACTGGGGGACCAAGAGGCACAATGGACCTATAAATATCCCCTGAAAGAGTTTTCCCCCACGGTGGCGCCGCCTCAGTCGTCAGCCGCTCCATCTCGTCCCTCCCCTCAAGCGCCTAAAAGAGCTTCAAATCGTTTACTGATGAGGGTTTCGGCGTTGAGTCTTTTAGGGTTTAGTCTGGGAGGCGTTTGGGGACTGCTGGACTCCGTTCAGCTACAGAGGTTAACGAGCCAACTGAGTCAAACTCTGGTGGCCAGTTTTTCCCAAAACCAAGAGTATCTCACCACCTCATCCGCAAATCCCCCAGCGGCTGAAACCAATCTCACGGAGATTCTGCCACAAACTCCTGAGATTCCCACCCCAAATTTACCGAGTTCTATTACCATCAAAGCGGTGGGGGATATTATTCCGGGAACCAACTATCCTAATCATCGCCTCCCCGCTGACCCAGGAGTGTTTTTTGCTCAGGTGCAGCCAGATCTCCAAGGGGCTGATATTTTATTTGGCAACTATGAAAGCACCTTAACCGACCATCCGTATAGCATTAAAGATACCAGTCGTGGCACCCAATTCGCTTTTCGCTCTCCTCCGAGTTACGCCAACTTATTTCGGGAAGTAGGATTCACGATTCTCAGTATTGCCAATAATCATTCCATGGATTTTGGGGAAGTTGGCTTTCGGGATACCATTCGCCATTTGAATGCCGCAGATGTGGCGACGATGGGAGAAAAGGGGCAAATCACCTATCTGAAAGTCGAGGATGCTACGGTGGCGTTTATTGGTTTTAGTACCTATGATTTTCATAATTCCATCAATGATTATGAAGGGGCGAAGCAACTGATTCGTGAGGCTAAGAAAAACGCCGGAATTGTCGTGTTATCGATTCATGCGGGGGCGGAAGGCGTGGGGGCGATGCGGGTGGGCGATCGCCAAGAATACTTCTTAGGGGAAGATCGCGGTAATATCGTCCGTTTTTCCCGAGAGGCGATCGAGGCGGGAGCGGATTTAATTTTAGGTCATGGTCCCCATGTTCCCCGAGCCATTAACCTCCATAATAATCGCTTGATTGCCTACTCTTTGGCGGACTTTCTCGGTTATCAAACTCTGTCAACTCAGGGCGCGTTAGCCTATTCCTTAATTTTAGAGGTTGAATTAGACCTAGATGGGGAGTTTGTTTCAGGGCGAATTATTCCAATGCACTTAGGAAATGACGGCATACCACGTCCAGACCCTCAGTTTCGCAGTGTTGACTTGATTCGCAATTTAACTGCACAAGATTTTCCTGATGCGCCTTTAACCATTGATGATAAGGGCCAAATTCTTGTAAAATGA
- a CDS encoding Uma2 family endonuclease, with translation MSASLSNPAQTLPETIATDEIIFPPSDLPSDEPPLESSLHLQQILLLISCLNWLWRDRQDYFCAGNLTIYYSPRQLKSEYFRGPDFFVVRGTTNEPRKSWVVWEEEGKYPNLIIELLSNSTAKTDRELKKEIYQDTFRTPDYFWFDPHSLEFQGFHLLDGTYHPLQANGQGWLWSQQLGLYLGIHEERLRFFSPEEILIPTPEEAAQSEFQRAETEQQRAEMERQKNAKLVAKLRELGVDPDTL, from the coding sequence ATGTCTGCTTCCCTCTCTAATCCTGCGCAGACGCTCCCAGAAACCATCGCCACGGATGAGATTATCTTTCCCCCCAGTGACCTCCCCAGCGACGAACCCCCCTTGGAAAGTTCCCTACATCTCCAGCAAATTCTGCTGCTAATTTCCTGTCTTAACTGGCTCTGGAGAGACCGTCAGGACTACTTCTGTGCCGGTAATCTGACCATTTACTATAGTCCTCGTCAACTCAAATCCGAGTATTTCCGGGGACCTGACTTCTTCGTGGTGCGCGGAACCACCAACGAACCCCGAAAAAGTTGGGTAGTTTGGGAAGAAGAGGGGAAATATCCCAATCTGATTATTGAACTGCTTTCAAATAGTACCGCAAAAACTGACCGGGAACTCAAAAAAGAGATTTATCAAGATACCTTTAGAACTCCTGATTATTTCTGGTTTGACCCCCACAGCTTAGAGTTTCAAGGCTTCCATTTACTCGATGGTACGTATCATCCGTTACAAGCCAATGGTCAAGGATGGTTATGGAGTCAGCAGTTAGGACTCTATCTGGGGATTCATGAGGAGCGTTTGCGCTTCTTTAGTCCTGAAGAAATCCTAATTCCTACTCCAGAAGAGGCGGCACAATCGGAGTTTCAACGGGCGGAGACGGAACAGCAACGAGCTGAAATGGAACGCCAAAAAAATGCTAAACTCGTTGCTAAGTTGCGAGAACTTGGGGTTGACCCGGATACGCTTTAG
- a CDS encoding dynamin family protein, whose product MTKAQDISGIIAQRQPLAHKLGEIETRLNTLCQSLGRLEQERQRQLQQWSGDSETTSKLQNLTLIEFERRVREELTTLHRLKSRFSRNTLNIGVIGSMGQGKSTLLQSLTGLTNQVIPASPGKACTAARSKIYHQDGRSTEARIEFHSHDSFLREVILPYYDKLELEPKPSSFEVFASSPLPDLPSEDDHTQTNIYNRLKNDYRRHTDQYREYLGREPLRVQDESQISSYVAQNYQDNQLVNYQCLAVKSVEIACSFPLDEIGAIALIDVPGLGDFRLGDESLVIEALGQEVDFILFMYKPSKDRANFEQRDTQLYNLASKALNNLSRRSIFVLNADSNGENQEGCRSLKQDLDSNAVRMPVLESVIADCSSPEEANTHVLETVLNQLRTNITELDQAYAQEKITSLDSSLQALKSDLEAAQSILPEVDNDEISEKIDEKFEEFWETITNELEELNKELIKNRDTPDENLRTQIEQVIRDCREDVKFPTLNEIERLRNKKGAYADTYTEYLQDLRTSLSLKFLDMDEGLKKTIEGAKANVANVLINQCQLGGLTDARGSAFIANVAQEMPEDYVELKTGFQILAEFTLSYRGLIQHRIRLQLDKLTPDKAYPLKEGAGAEDILDNLETLYKEAVYDCEQSLKGFFVEPSQASFAIVEEFSDRILRAKTARKEWKKFLRKKRHIIWSDFAKLQEQSQSIQSWVKQLNAINTEVEELDRAFQNL is encoded by the coding sequence ATGACGAAGGCACAGGACATCAGCGGCATTATCGCGCAACGGCAGCCTCTAGCGCATAAGTTAGGAGAGATTGAGACACGCCTCAACACCTTATGTCAATCGCTCGGCCGTTTGGAACAGGAGCGTCAGCGACAACTGCAACAGTGGTCTGGAGACTCAGAGACGACCTCCAAGTTACAAAACTTAACGTTAATCGAATTTGAGCGGCGGGTCAGAGAAGAATTAACGACCCTGCATCGACTTAAGTCCAGATTTTCCCGGAATACGCTCAATATCGGCGTGATTGGCTCCATGGGACAGGGCAAGAGTACCCTATTACAGAGTTTAACAGGACTGACGAACCAGGTCATCCCCGCTTCTCCCGGTAAAGCCTGCACCGCTGCACGTAGTAAGATTTACCACCAAGACGGACGTTCCACAGAAGCCAGAATTGAGTTTCATAGTCATGACTCGTTTTTAAGGGAGGTCATTCTTCCTTATTATGACAAGCTGGAGTTAGAGCCAAAGCCGAGTTCATTTGAGGTGTTTGCATCGAGTCCTCTCCCTGATTTACCGTCGGAGGATGATCACACCCAAACGAACATTTATAATCGCTTGAAGAATGATTACCGTCGCCATACTGACCAATATCGCGAGTATTTAGGGCGGGAACCGTTGCGGGTACAGGATGAGTCGCAAATTTCGAGTTATGTGGCTCAAAATTATCAAGATAATCAGCTTGTCAACTATCAATGCTTGGCGGTGAAGTCTGTGGAAATTGCCTGTTCATTTCCATTGGATGAAATTGGGGCGATCGCCCTCATTGATGTTCCCGGTTTAGGGGACTTTCGTTTAGGGGATGAAAGTCTGGTGATTGAGGCGTTAGGTCAAGAAGTGGACTTTATCCTCTTTATGTATAAACCCTCCAAAGACCGGGCCAACTTCGAGCAACGAGATACACAACTATATAATCTGGCCAGCAAAGCCTTAAACAATCTATCTCGCCGTTCTATTTTTGTCTTGAATGCAGATAGCAATGGTGAGAATCAAGAGGGGTGTCGTTCCCTGAAGCAAGATTTAGACAGCAATGCGGTTAGGATGCCGGTGTTAGAGTCTGTCATTGCCGATTGTTCCTCGCCAGAGGAAGCTAATACTCACGTTCTGGAGACGGTTCTCAACCAGCTACGCACCAATATTACGGAACTTGATCAAGCGTACGCCCAGGAGAAGATTACAAGTTTAGACAGCAGTCTCCAAGCTCTGAAAAGTGATTTAGAGGCGGCTCAATCGATTCTCCCGGAAGTTGATAATGATGAAATTTCCGAAAAAATCGACGAGAAGTTTGAAGAATTTTGGGAAACGATCACCAATGAACTTGAAGAACTTAACAAGGAGTTAATCAAAAATCGTGACACTCCTGATGAGAATTTGAGGACTCAAATCGAACAAGTCATTAGAGACTGTCGCGAAGATGTAAAATTTCCAACCCTGAATGAGATTGAGCGACTCCGAAACAAAAAAGGAGCCTATGCAGATACGTATACCGAATACCTTCAAGATTTGAGAACCAGCCTATCCTTAAAGTTTTTAGATATGGATGAGGGTTTAAAAAAGACAATTGAAGGAGCTAAGGCAAATGTTGCTAATGTTCTAATTAATCAGTGTCAACTCGGCGGTTTAACTGATGCTCGCGGTTCCGCATTTATTGCGAATGTAGCTCAAGAAATGCCGGAAGACTATGTGGAACTCAAAACTGGCTTCCAAATTCTTGCAGAATTTACACTCTCTTATCGCGGCTTAATTCAGCATCGTATTCGCCTGCAACTCGATAAACTCACCCCGGATAAGGCTTATCCGTTGAAAGAAGGTGCTGGAGCCGAAGACATTTTAGACAACTTGGAAACGTTATATAAGGAAGCCGTTTATGATTGTGAACAGTCCTTAAAAGGATTTTTTGTAGAGCCAAGTCAAGCCTCTTTTGCAATTGTAGAAGAGTTTTCTGACCGAATTTTACGGGCAAAAACGGCCCGAAAAGAATGGAAAAAATTCTTGCGAAAAAAACGGCATATAATCTGGTCGGATTTTGCTAAACTGCAAGAGCAATCTCAATCTATACAGAGTTGGGTTAAGCAGCTTAATGCGATCAACACTGAAGTAGAAGAGTTAGACCGGGCATTTCAAAATTTGTGA